A window of Pseudomonadota bacterium genomic DNA:
AATTTAAGTGCTAACCAAAATGTAACCATCGCCTCAAACGCAACTGGTGGTACTAGATATGATTGGGTATATATCTCGCTAGATGCTGCTAAAATGAAAGACCCAGCGGTAGGAGCTGACGATGTCGCTACTCTAGTGACTTCTAGGTCAACCTCTGCTTCTTCAGATGATGGAACCCCACCTACATTTGGGTATTGTATCGCAGTCATAACTGTAGCTAATGGTGCTAGTACAATCTTGAACGCTTCTATTTCAGATAAAAGACAACAACTAATACCTGTAGCAGACGCTTCTATTAAAAATGAAAAACTATCAACAACCGCAGGCGAACCAGGTGGAGTTTGGAAGGACTGGACACCAACATTCACAAACCTTACCGTTAGTGCCGGCAATGCGGTCTTAACTTATGCCAAATATACAGTAATAGGTAAAACCTGTCATTTCAGGTTAAAAGTGACTTGTGCTGGAGCTAATGTCGGCACTGCGCCAGTTTTTACTCTCCCACTACAGGCGGCTGCAACTGTAGCTGTTACTGAAGTTATAGGCGGTGCAGCCTTTACGGATGCAGGAAACGCAACATGGTATGGTCCCCTGCAAATAGCATCATCAACCACTGCTGGTCTTGTCGTTCTAAATGGCGGCGGATCATATACAAACACAGTACCTATTAGCGCCTTAATTCCATTCACATGGGGAAATACAGATTACATTGTGGCTAGTGGAACCTACGAAGCGGCTTAAAAATGACTACGAAGGAGACCGAAAGGTTAATAAAATTGGAAGAAAAAGTAGATAACATAAAAGAATCTATGAACGAACTTAAAGATTCTCTTAATAAGTTTATAGATTGTGCTGACAAAAAGTACGCTTCAAAAGAAGAACTCGCAAACTTAAAAGCTATTCAAGGTTTTATGGTTGTTACCTTTGTCGGTTTCTTAATGTGGATATTGCAAACATACTTGTCGGGTAGATGATGACACAAGAGGAATGGAACGCAAAAAGAACTGTCGTTGAATGTTACAAACGCATAGTGGGGTACATACGCCCTACTTATTGTGCCAATGATGGAAAAAGAGAAGAAATGAAAGATAGAAAAGTATTTAAAATGCCAAAGGAGGTTGAATGAAGGTCTTTCTAGCAGCTGGTCATTCCAGCACAGTCGCAGGTGCAGTATCACAAGGGTACAACGAAGCACAGGTC
This region includes:
- a CDS encoding anaerobic ribonucleoside-triphosphate reductase — translated: MMTQEEWNAKRTVVECYKRIVGYIRPTYCANDGKREEMKDRKVFKMPKEVE